In Deltaproteobacteria bacterium, one DNA window encodes the following:
- a CDS encoding ATP-dependent helicase HrpB, whose translation MAQKAQQAHAASQVQQAAGVQKAQQVTQAQKVTETQKADKARLDKTNVITNKAVDPTNKGEPTMLMKMVGDLEHGQANMDKMIQMAVGGGAKKMNFQELTVLQMQVYQYSQEMELTSKVVEKATNGLKDTLKTQV comes from the coding sequence ATGGCCCAGAAGGCCCAACAGGCCCACGCCGCTAGCCAGGTGCAGCAGGCCGCGGGCGTGCAGAAGGCCCAGCAGGTCACCCAGGCCCAGAAGGTCACCGAGACGCAGAAGGCCGACAAGGCCCGCCTCGACAAGACCAACGTCATCACCAACAAGGCCGTGGACCCGACCAACAAGGGCGAGCCCACGATGCTCATGAAGATGGTGGGCGACCTGGAGCACGGCCAGGCCAACATGGACAAGATGATCCAGATGGCCGTCGGCGGCGGCGCGAAGAAGATGAACTTCCAGGAGCTCACCGTCCTGCAGATGCAGGTGTACCAGTACAGCCAGGAGATGGAGCTCACGTCGAAGGTCGTGGAGAAGGCCACCAACGGCCTCAAGGACACGCTCAAGACGCAGGTCTAG
- a CDS encoding sigma-70 family RNA polymerase sigma factor encodes MPLGEPHAQILTKYGAYVRSLAVQVRKQFGGRLDLEDLCAYGNIGLLEAADRFDAKFGTNFLTFAHYRIKGAIYDGLRKMGTLKGPDLSKIYVGERTTQFLQNKADQELGSNKPSPSADDDSREIAVAVESLAAIFAASLEGMENLQVKDETLGPDERLEQEQLKSLVRKAVDKLPENEQKLLIAYYYEGKTLQEAGETIGQSKSWASRLHARAIEKLKDFLAEERAAAGDTKAGSKKESSHGSNPRRTGRPAGAAGQPEGSSAHQASGVEVRRGDGPEGPTGPRR; translated from the coding sequence GTGCCGCTCGGCGAACCCCACGCGCAAATCCTCACCAAGTATGGCGCCTACGTGCGCTCGCTGGCGGTGCAGGTCCGCAAGCAGTTCGGCGGCCGCCTCGACCTCGAGGACCTCTGCGCCTACGGCAACATCGGCTTGCTCGAGGCGGCAGACCGTTTCGACGCCAAGTTCGGCACCAACTTCCTGACCTTCGCGCACTACCGCATCAAGGGCGCGATCTACGACGGCCTTCGCAAGATGGGCACCCTCAAGGGCCCTGATCTATCGAAGATTTACGTCGGCGAGCGCACCACCCAGTTCCTCCAGAACAAGGCCGACCAGGAGCTGGGAAGCAACAAACCCTCCCCTTCTGCCGATGATGATTCCAGGGAGATTGCGGTCGCCGTCGAAAGCCTGGCCGCCATCTTCGCAGCCAGCTTGGAGGGGATGGAGAACCTCCAGGTCAAAGACGAGACGCTCGGCCCTGACGAGCGCCTCGAACAGGAGCAGCTCAAGTCGCTGGTGCGAAAGGCCGTCGACAAGCTCCCGGAGAACGAACAGAAGCTCCTGATCGCCTACTACTACGAGGGCAAGACGCTCCAGGAAGCTGGAGAGACGATCGGACAGAGCAAGAGCTGGGCGAGCCGGCTCCACGCCCGGGCGATCGAGAAGCTCAAAGATTTCCTCGCCGAGGAACGCGCAGCGGCGGGCGACACGAAGGCAGGATCGAAGAAGGAGAGCAGCCATGGCAGCAATCCAAGGCGCACAGGTCGCCCAGCAGGCGCAGCAGGCCAACCAGAAGGAAGTTCAGCTCACCAAGCTTCAGGAGTCGAAGTTCGACGGGGTGATGGCCCAGAAGGCCCAACAGGCCCACGCCGCTAG
- a CDS encoding tetratricopeptide repeat protein: MAESIQGLVEVSREEAVLLLEAGYLYMDMRNFKAAQKVFNGAAALFPKSEVPQLALGTLEFAQGHHEKALQAFRAAQRVAPKAGLPRAHCGEALLFLGKKAEAEKELKAALDLDPDGDGGKLAQALLDAVEAGALPPPKKAKAKK; encoded by the coding sequence ATGGCGGAGAGCATCCAGGGTCTGGTCGAGGTCTCGCGCGAGGAAGCCGTCCTGCTTTTGGAGGCCGGCTACCTGTACATGGACATGCGCAACTTCAAGGCTGCGCAGAAGGTCTTCAACGGCGCGGCGGCGCTGTTCCCCAAGAGCGAAGTGCCGCAGCTCGCGCTGGGCACGCTGGAGTTCGCGCAGGGCCACCACGAGAAGGCGCTGCAAGCCTTCCGCGCGGCGCAGCGCGTGGCGCCCAAGGCCGGACTTCCGCGCGCGCACTGCGGCGAAGCCCTGCTCTTCCTGGGCAAGAAGGCCGAGGCGGAGAAGGAGCTCAAGGCCGCGCTCGATCTCGACCCCGACGGCGACGGCGGCAAGCTCGCCCAGGCGCTGCTGGATGCCGTGGAGGCCGGCGCGCTGCCTCCGCCCAAGAAGGCGAAGGCCAAGAAGTAG